The genomic stretch GAGTTATAATCCAACCTCCATATAGAGATTTAGGAGGAAGTATAATCTCATGTGAGAAATCAGCATTGTTCAAAAATCCCACATTCAGATATAGTATTGCATTAGAAATATAAAGTTCTCTAAGGGAAGGGCTACAACATGAAAATTTGCAATACAGGTACTATGTAtcataactcacattttagaatGGATTTTCTTATCAAGTTTAGGCTGCAGTTCTGATTATGTTTGGTTTCACACATGCAGCAAATTATGTAGTCTATAACCCCTAAGCTATTCAATAgcatagaaaaagaaaaaaaggaggaTTTTAACAGGCGTTATGCGACCTTTTTGTACCATACGGTTTTTGAAGGCTGATTAAAGTGGTGAGGAAATGCTACACATGATGCAAGAAACTGAAGGAACTAAAATAAATTTGCAATGTCTTTGTTTTCGTAATTTAAATTCTGATAAGCTGGTACACAATGTCATGAATCATCATGTATATGGCATGTTTTTCTACCCTAAAAAGGTTATCTAACCAATCCGTAGTCATGAGAAAGCCACTCCAcccaagaaaagaaaaggaatggAAATAACCCAGAGAGAGAAGAAGGCACACACAGCTTGATCTCGGTGTAATAATATTAGAGAATTTAGAGTGGACGTAGTTTGAACTTTGACATGCACTGAAAAATAGGAAATAGATACTAGTATATCATTTAGTTATCATATACTCCTATTGATATCAAAATGTATGTTGATAAAGCAAATTAAGTGCAAGATCAAAGGGATTATGTAGAAGTTTAATTTTCACTGGTTTGAGTTGAGCTAAACTGCTAAACTGTAAATTCCATTTATTAAGCAAAATCCACAATGACTGTcaggaaaataaaagaagagcATCAGCCTACCAGAAAAGGTCATCAATCCTCAATCTTTTGAAATGTATGGTTGAATACATTTTAAAATTCCATCTTTTGCTGTTCTAGCCAtatcgaaaaataaaaatagacagCAATAAAGAAATCTTCTCAGTTCACTCCTATTTTGTTGAAGGAGATCTAGACTACCAACTTAGCACCAAAAATAGATTAAATCTAATACAGTTTACTCCTATTTTCTTCACGGAGATCTAGACTATCAACTTAGCACCAAAAAATACAGGACATCTAACACAAGTAACCATGTATAGAATTGCAGGAAGTATAAAGGTGAGATGGGGCAGGAAGAATGAAGAAAGGTAGAGAGAAATGCCTGAATAATCCGTGCATCTGGTTGGCTCTTCTTGTCTCCACGGTCTTTCTCACCCTAAGAGCTCCAGATTCCTCCTTGTCAACCATAATCTCTCGTGGATAAGTGAGATCAAGCTCCCCTAGAGGCCCTTTAGCTTTAAAGTATTGCCCGTCCATCGTTAGAGTCACATTGGAGGGGACTGTAATTGGTTGCTTTCCAATTCTCGACTCCTTACACTCCACAGTCCTCCTCGCAACAGCAACCCGAGGTGCAGATGCCCCAGAAACACGGATTTTATTTGCATCCCCGAGAAACGAGCACCTCAGGTAGCTAATTTCGAAGCCAAAACACATGTCAAAATCCTCATGATCAGAAATCAAAGTAACTCTAAAAATGAAACCTACATATATATGCACACACATTGATTGTGTAAAGATAATTAGCACTCACCTCGACTGCACAGGAGCACTGATAGAAGCCGACATTGCTCTCCTAGAGCTAATTTAAGTAACCTACACAATTTGAAATACCCTGTAGCCaaaaaacaaagaacaaaaaaTGTAATCCCTAAAAAATGTAAGAGTTCTTGGCGAAAATATAAATGTCTTCAATCTCTCACACTTGCAAACCTAATTGTCAAAAGATCTTACATTTAATTATCATTATCATCTGCTATTTGCCGCACTCAAAAACTACCCTACAAATTAGATTCTTCCAAAACTTCGCCGTGGCGCTTACTGTTCTACAAtagaaatttcaattttcaaacaACAGGCATTGTGAATCAATTCAAACTCCAGTAGAAAATTAAGTAACAAACTGATGTCATGTGCAATTAATTGTGAAGCAATTCAGAACATCATTGAAGGAGCAGTTTCAGTTTCAAATTACCACAAACAAATGAAAGCACAAACAACAAATACATGAACATAAATAAGCGCGCAAGCGCGCACACACAGAGAAGAGCAGTACCAGAGGTAGAAGAGAGGGAGTGAGAGAAGAAGTTAGCTCTGGATATAATTTCAGTGAAATTGGGGATAAGATTGTTATATTTTCGTTAATCtaatatttcattcatttttgTGCAACTCAAATGTcaatattttatagtactaaaatttactcctattttattatacTCCTCAAAAAATTACAGAAAGTAATAATCAGAGTATTATTAATGCAAATAAGTCtgatatatagagagagataaatttacaaaaataaataaagagggACTAATTTTTGTGGAACTAAATTATCGATTATACTGTATCAAGGgaatatatttcttattttgGCCTTGATATTCATTGGTATAAtcatttaattaatagtattaaaatattatgTAATCTCTACAAAAATTATGATAGCATATTCACTAcattcctttatttttttagtatggttttctaaaacaacaaattatttttattaatataaaagctaGTATATCTTTGATGAGAAATCGAATCAGAGAAATAGGTATTTGTGGTAGGGCtgacaaat from Salvia splendens isolate huo1 unplaced genomic scaffold, SspV2 ctg736, whole genome shotgun sequence encodes the following:
- the LOC121791147 gene encoding 50S ribosomal protein L6, chloroplastic-like; its protein translation is MSASISAPVQSSYLRCSFLGDANKIRVSGASAPRVAVARRTVECKESRIGKQPITVPSNVTLTMDGQYFKAKGPLGELDLTYPREIMVDKEESGALRVRKTVETRRANQMHGLFRTLTDNIVVGVSKGFEKKLQLIGTGYRATVEGKDIVLNLGFSHPVRMAIPPGLQVKVEENTRITVSGYDKSEIGQFAASIRKWRPPEPYKGKGVKYADEVVRRKEGKAGKKK